The genomic segment ATATATGTACTTAATTATATATTGTAaccaggcagggagggagttaaaatcctccctgtcaAAAACATGTGCAAACGTGTatatattgggtttttttttttgttaattatcaaCCACACCTGGTAACTATTGTAAATtagtgccaggtgcagggtttaaaaagcgtGCAGATGGTTTGTGCAGGGCGGCTGAGGTGTTTGTACAGCCGTAACAGAAAAGGTAGTGAAAACctttttgaatgttttgtttgaaactgtgtttttgttttgttttgttttgtttagtccgGTAACAActtagctgtccggcttattAGTGTATGTTCCTGTCTGTGTCAGTTAGTGCTTGTATAGAGCTAGgtttttgctttctgttttgtttattttgttattaaattagtGTACCAACACTTAAAACCTCCATCTCAGTGTCTGGGTCTGTACTTTAAAAGGGCGAAATGAACCTGAGCCGCAAGACTCtttcacaatatatttatataactctaaatatatatatttttttgtattaaatatattcaTATCACAGAGCTGCTTGTTACATTTTATGTGGCATCAGTTTTGCCTGTGTATCAAGAAAAAGCTTGCTCAATGTTACAAATGCCTTACTTTGCCTTACTCAAAGAGCTTCTCATATTATTAggtataaatacatttaagttatttttaaagAATCCCTTTTGCCTGACACCTTAAAGCCAAATATATCTGATATTACCTAGTTTtgtaaattgaaaaataataaaagcaactCCTTTTCACAGCGGTATGCTTAGAGGAAGTAGCAGCAAGTGTGGTCAGCAGtgtgtttttagattttaaatagaAAACGTAACTATTGATAATTTCCTTATTTGCCAAGTGTGAATGCAGGAAAGACTATCTGAGCCGGATCAGACTTGCCAGTCCCTTTATTATCACAGGCCTGAGTATATTTCTTTCTGTTTAACCTGACTTCTGTGTATGCATGAGTACCTGGGAAAGGTCCAAACCTCAaattttacaaataataacttAAGATTGATTTGAATATAAAATGTAAGCATTTCAGTAGGAAGTTTACACATACCGTACCTTTCCATTTGAATAAAACCACAACATTACAACACAGCGACAGCGACAGCAGAACAGCCAGACATATGGTGATCCAAATGATTGCACTAGTCCTTCCTTCTAAAGCAAAACAAAGTTAAAAAGTGttaagatgtttttgttttgtttttgcacctTCCAAGTTAGCCTTAATTGGTAGTGTCAGTATCCTGGTGGTAGTAATTCCGAGACAAAGAGCACGCTATGCAACCTAATAAGAACAAttctgatatctggtactacacttggtttaataaatctctgtttgcaagacatgctttcagttagtgttgcactttcttggtcatttcacttGGAGATTGTCTTCATCCCTTCAATGGCTTTTTTGAGacaaggtgaaatgacccaggaagtgcaaatgtaacagacttcctgagaataaggcatagaaactgagaactttctttaacataAAGTCATaccaggtatatatatatattttttaaataaaaatacttgtttctttcaaaacttcacaaTTGAGATTTGTGAAGCTTATGGAAGTCTGAAACAGGTAAGAGCCACACTGTATAAAGGTGTGATCTACTGTGTTGTGCTTCTCCACTTAGGGAGCTGCAGCTGTAGTGCGTTCGCTCTTCACCCCTGATGACTGGGTTTGTATCCCTCCCCCTTCCAGGCAGGgagaaatgtattcaaaatattacTTTGTAAGTACCACTCAATGTTTACCCAACAAGATGTTCTATTTGTAACTTAGtaagaaaaatgtaatattatatgtaatatatatattttatatattgataTTAAAATAGTATTGCATGCCTATTTTACCTTGATCTGTGCAGTTGTTTGCATCAGGTCCGATTGTACCTATAAACAATTaagcttattttaaaatacaaatacagtgagcAGCTTAATACCAATAGTACATTTACacctgaaacaaacaaaagacataacaaatgtgttaaacaccagctcatgcttttaaaaaatagtGTTACCACTGACTCTTTTGCAACTGAAGGGAATGCCTGCAAACAGCACAGAAAAGTTATGCTCCGATTCCTCAGAAGTACTAGTCCATGATTACTGTAGTATTTTTCTgaagttaaattattttttaacaaaatagcTGGGTTGATTAGTTTACCTCACTTGCCGGCACATTACTCAATTAATTAAAGTTTAGgacaaataaaaaatagcatttaTTTTGCATGTCTATTTTACCTTGATCTGTGTAGTTCTTTGCATCAGGTCGGGTTGTACCTATAAACAATGaagcttattttaaaatacaaataaattaatactaATAGTAAATTTAcacttgaaacaaacaaaaaaactgtgttAAACACCAGCtcatgcttttaattttttttttttaacaaaataatagcTGGGTTGATTAGTTTTCCTTGCTtgcaaatacatttctcaattgaTTAATACACTTTAggacaaataaattgtatttattttgtagaattatTTGAAATATAAATTTTTAAATTACTGTTCATTCTCAGGGTTGTTCCATCCACAAACACGGTCACTCCTTTATCTCTCCAAGCACAGTAGTATGTTGCTGTGTCTGCCTCTGTTACATTGTGTATGGTTAAGGCTTTACTTGGACGGTTACACGAATAGCGCCCTTCAAGCCTATTATAGGCTGTAATGTGAGACTCCAGTACTTGCAATATCAGAAGTGGGAGCTGTCCTCCGTGATGTCTGTACCAGTAGATAGAGGTAGAATTGGTATGACTACACTGTATAGTTACATTCTCTCCTGGGACAATTGTTGTTAAGAGCTCACCCGCCACATATAGTCCGTAAGTATAAATACCTGTAAgaagataaaaaatgaaaaatacagtaaCTAGTATATAGTGTATTTTAAAGTAGACCTGTTAGACCTCAGCGTACATCTGTCTCAAATGAAAGGTGGACCATAATTATTGACCATGACATGAGTGAAGCTAGGACAATGGTCCAGCCAAACATTGTTGTATCTATTGAtacactgtggcggagtgtcccgcccctatttattattatttgtatttttgtttgcggcgcgggtaaaagcgccgcgtcttttgttattatatttaaaaaccccgtgaggatgcatggctgatcagctactgattatttaactagctgacagtcatgcatccttaccaaacgcgtgcagactctggccgagggataataagataattaccaactagttaatccctcggccagagtatataaaccagcagcactctgcactcggggttgagagtgtagaggagagtacgggagaacggagagagaaaataacatttaaaaaaacaattgctaaaacgtgctggattagccagcacgacacttacttgtttgtttgtttattcgtttggccctcgcgcctttttgttttgtgtttttgtttaatattttgttttgtttattaaatacgctgagt from the Acipenser ruthenus chromosome 9, fAciRut3.2 maternal haplotype, whole genome shotgun sequence genome contains:
- the LOC117406229 gene encoding uncharacterized protein LOC117406229 isoform X4 — protein: MNTGLCRCHFIFTVGIYTYGLYVAGELLTTIVPGENVTIQCSHTNSTSIYWYRHHGGQLPLLILQVLESHITAYNRLEGRYSCNRPSKALTIHNVTEADTATYYCAWRDKGVTVFVDGTTLRMNSTTRPDAKNYTDQEGRTSAIIWITICLAVLLSLSLCCNVVVLFKWKGSCRSQGPNKKSGSEQAGNEEAIYYCADSDFSENQKRKKTENINTTYAVIQFQ
- the LOC117406229 gene encoding uncharacterized protein LOC117406229 isoform X2 — its product is MNTGLCRCHFIFTVGIYTYGLYVAGELLTTIVPGENVTIQCSHTNSTSIYWYRHHGGQLPLLILQVLESHITAYNRLEGRYSCNRPSKALTIHNVTEADTATYYCAWRDKGVTVFVDGTTLRMNSTTRPDAKNYTDQGTIGPDANNCTDQGRTSAIIWITICLAVLLSLSLCCNVVVLFKWKGSCRSQGPNKKSGSEQAGNEEAIYYCADSDFSENQKRKKTENINTTYAVIQFQ
- the LOC117406229 gene encoding uncharacterized protein LOC117406229 isoform X1 — protein: MNTGLCRCHFIFTVGIYTYGLYVAGELLTTIVPGENVTIQCSHTNSTSIYWYRHHGGQLPLLILQVLESHITAYNRLEGRYSCNRPSKALTIHNVTEADTATYYCAWRDKGVTVFVDGTTLRMNSTTRPDAKNYTDQGTIGPDANNCTDQEGRTSAIIWITICLAVLLSLSLCCNVVVLFKWKGSCRSQGPNKKSGSEQAGNEEAIYYCADSDFSENQKRKKTENINTTYAVIQFQ
- the LOC117406229 gene encoding uncharacterized protein LOC117406229 isoform X3, translated to MPFHFHCIYTYGLYVAGELLTTIVPGENVTIQCSHTNSTSIYWYRHHGGQLPLLILQVLESHITAYNRLEGRYSCNRPSKALTIHNVTEADTATYYCAWRDKGVTVFVDGTTLRMNSTTRPDAKNYTDQGTIGPDANNCTDQEGRTSAIIWITICLAVLLSLSLCCNVVVLFKWKGSCRSQGPNKKSGSEQAGNEEAIYYCADSDFSENQKRKKTENINTTYAVIQFQ
- the LOC117406229 gene encoding uncharacterized protein LOC117406229 isoform X5: MNTGLCRCHFIFTVGIYTYGLYVAGTTRPDAKNYTDQGTIGPDANNCTDQEGRTSAIIWITICLAVLLSLSLCCNVVVLFKWKGSCRSQGPNKKSGSEQAGNEEAIYYCADSDFSENQKRKKTENINTTYAVIQFQ
- the LOC117406229 gene encoding uncharacterized protein LOC117406229 isoform X6, with amino-acid sequence MPFHFHCIYTYGLYVAGTTRPDAKNYTDQGTIGPDANNCTDQEGRTSAIIWITICLAVLLSLSLCCNVVVLFKWKGSCRSQGPNKKSGSEQAGNEEAIYYCADSDFSENQKRKKTENINTTYAVIQFQ